The following are encoded in a window of Lactobacillus intestinalis genomic DNA:
- the atpA gene encoding F0F1 ATP synthase subunit alpha yields MSIKAEEISSLIKQQLEHYDDKLNIDEVGVVTYVGDGIARAHGLDNVLSNELLEFDNGSYGIAQNLESNDVGIIILGNFDDIREGDRVKRTGRIMEVPVGDALIGRVVNPLGQPVDGLGEIKTDKTRPIESKAPGVMDRQSVDQPLQTGIKAIDALVPIGRGQRELIIGDRKTGKTSLAIDTILNQKGKNVICIYVSIGQKESTVRTQVETLKRFGAMDYTIVVEAGPSEPAPMLYIAPYAGTAMGEEFMYNGRDVLIVFDDLSKQAVAYRELSLLLRRPPGREAYPGDVFYLHSRLLERSAKLSDKLGGGSMTALPFIQTEAGDISAYIPTNVISITDGQIFLQSDLFFAGTRPAIDAGNSVSRVGGNAQIKAMKKVAGTLRTDLAAYRELESFAQFGSDLDQATQAKLNRGRRTVEVLKQPLHDPIPVEKQVLILYALTHGYLDSIPVEDIARYEQEIYDNFDSSHADLLKHIRETGELPDEKKLQAAIEEFNDSFSPSKN; encoded by the coding sequence TTGAGCATTAAAGCGGAAGAAATTAGCTCTTTGATCAAGCAACAACTTGAACATTACGATGATAAGTTAAATATCGATGAAGTTGGTGTTGTAACTTATGTTGGTGATGGTATTGCTCGTGCTCACGGACTTGACAATGTCTTGTCTAATGAGTTGTTGGAATTTGATAATGGCTCTTACGGTATTGCCCAAAACCTAGAATCAAACGATGTGGGTATCATTATTTTAGGTAATTTTGACGATATTCGTGAAGGTGACCGTGTTAAGAGAACCGGCCGTATCATGGAAGTTCCAGTAGGTGACGCCTTAATCGGTAGAGTTGTTAACCCATTAGGTCAACCAGTTGATGGTTTAGGTGAAATTAAGACTGATAAGACTCGTCCAATTGAATCTAAAGCTCCTGGTGTTATGGATCGTCAATCAGTTGATCAACCACTTCAAACTGGTATTAAAGCTATCGATGCTTTGGTTCCAATTGGTCGTGGACAGCGTGAATTGATTATTGGTGACCGTAAGACTGGTAAGACTAGTTTGGCTATTGATACTATTTTGAATCAAAAGGGTAAGAACGTAATTTGTATTTACGTTTCAATTGGTCAAAAGGAATCAACCGTTAGAACTCAAGTTGAAACTTTAAAGCGCTTCGGTGCGATGGATTATACTATCGTTGTTGAAGCCGGCCCAAGTGAGCCAGCACCAATGCTTTATATTGCACCATATGCTGGTACTGCTATGGGTGAGGAATTTATGTACAATGGCAGGGATGTATTGATTGTATTTGATGACCTATCAAAACAAGCAGTCGCATATCGTGAACTTTCCTTGCTTCTCCGTCGTCCACCTGGTCGTGAAGCTTACCCAGGTGACGTCTTCTACTTACACTCACGTCTTTTGGAACGTAGTGCTAAGTTAAGTGATAAGTTGGGTGGCGGATCTATGACTGCCTTACCATTTATTCAAACTGAAGCTGGAGATATTTCTGCATATATTCCAACTAACGTTATTTCCATCACTGATGGACAGATCTTCTTACAAAGTGATTTGTTCTTTGCTGGAACTCGTCCAGCCATTGATGCTGGTAACTCAGTTTCTCGTGTTGGTGGTAATGCACAGATTAAGGCTATGAAGAAGGTAGCTGGTACTTTACGTACCGACCTTGCTGCATATCGTGAACTTGAAAGTTTTGCACAATTTGGTAGTGATTTGGATCAAGCTACTCAAGCAAAATTGAATCGTGGTCGTCGTACTGTAGAAGTATTGAAGCAACCACTTCATGATCCAATTCCTGTCGAAAAGCAAGTTTTGATCCTTTATGCATTAACTCACGGCTACCTAGATTCAATTCCTGTTGAAGATATTGCTCGTTATGAACAAGAAATCTACGACAATTTTGATAGTAGTCATGCAGATCTTCTTAAGCACATTCGTGAAACTGGTGAATTACCAGATGAAAAGAAATTGCAAGCTGCTATTGAGGAATTTAATGATAGTTTTTCACCAAGTAAGAATTAG
- a CDS encoding F0F1 ATP synthase subunit delta, with protein sequence MALSREEIAARYGTALFGFAEDNKVLDDVYEEVGELKKAVEANPAIIGVMSDPVLNGEEKKKTLEAIEKDFSQEVQGFLNLLLEYNRFEYLIDIIDYFNNLYDEKKSIASGTVTTAVKLDDDQLKRLGDSYANKYNLKAVRLENKVDPSILGGVILQVKDRVIDGSVKTQLKKIRTQLIDEN encoded by the coding sequence ATGGCTTTGAGTAGAGAAGAGATAGCTGCTCGTTATGGTACTGCATTGTTTGGCTTTGCAGAAGATAACAAGGTTTTAGATGATGTCTATGAAGAAGTGGGAGAATTGAAAAAAGCTGTTGAGGCAAATCCTGCTATCATTGGTGTCATGAGTGATCCGGTTTTAAATGGTGAGGAAAAAAAGAAGACTTTAGAAGCTATTGAGAAAGATTTTTCTCAAGAAGTTCAAGGTTTCTTGAATTTATTACTAGAATATAATCGTTTTGAATATCTAATAGATATTATTGATTACTTCAATAACCTTTATGATGAAAAGAAGTCAATCGCATCTGGTACTGTAACTACTGCAGTTAAATTAGATGATGATCAACTTAAGCGTTTGGGTGATAGTTATGCAAATAAATATAACCTAAAGGCTGTGCGTCTTGAGAATAAAGTTGATCCAAGTATTTTAGGCGGCGTAATCCTTCAAGTAAAGGATCGTGTGATCGATGGGTCAGTAAAAACCCAACTTAAGAAGATTCGTACGCAATTAATTGATGAAAATTAA
- the atpF gene encoding F0F1 ATP synthase subunit B: MTVQTLFAASHHIYLGNAIWYLVIFAILMLLVKHYAWGPVSDMMEKRRQKIIDDLDSAASDRKKAETLANEREAALKDSRQEATKILSDAKENAQKTSSEIVANANTDAASIRKKAEEDAKKAKTEALDAARDQVADISVAIAEKIIAKNLSAEDQKDLVNQFIKGLND, translated from the coding sequence ATGACAGTTCAAACATTATTTGCAGCCTCACATCACATATACCTAGGTAATGCTATCTGGTATCTTGTTATTTTTGCCATCCTAATGCTTTTGGTTAAGCATTATGCTTGGGGTCCTGTCTCTGATATGATGGAAAAACGGCGGCAAAAAATTATTGATGACTTGGATTCAGCTGCAAGCGATCGTAAGAAAGCCGAAACTTTGGCTAACGAGCGTGAAGCTGCATTAAAAGATTCAAGACAAGAGGCAACTAAAATTCTCTCTGACGCAAAGGAAAATGCGCAAAAGACAAGCAGTGAAATTGTAGCTAACGCTAACACTGATGCTGCTTCAATCCGAAAGAAAGCTGAAGAAGATGCTAAGAAAGCAAAAACTGAAGCTTTGGATGCTGCGCGTGATCAAGTTGCAGACATTTCTGTAGCAATTGCTGAAAAAATTATTGCTAAGAATTTATCTGCTGAAGACCAAAAAGATTTAGTCAACCAATTTATTAAGGGGCTGAATGATTAA
- the atpE gene encoding F0F1 ATP synthase subunit C, with protein sequence MSEAFKYLAASIAAGLAALAASYGNGQVISKTIESMARQPESAGNLRATMFIGVGLIEAVPILAIVIAFLILFL encoded by the coding sequence ATGTCAGAAGCTTTTAAATATCTTGCTGCATCAATTGCAGCTGGTTTAGCAGCCTTAGCTGCTTCTTACGGTAACGGTCAAGTTATTTCAAAGACTATTGAAAGTATGGCCCGTCAACCTGAGAGTGCAGGTAACTTAAGAGCAACTATGTTTATTGGTGTTGGTTTGATTGAAGCCGTTCCAATTCTAGCAATCGTTATTGCCTTCTTGATTCTATTCCTTTAA
- the atpB gene encoding F0F1 ATP synthase subunit A produces the protein MEKSWVVQFMGLNFDMVGIIGSTLMALAVLFLCVWLSKKVEMKPNKRQNVMEYMLDFTNGIVKDNVEDVDAQKHLSLYAFVLFLFIWFMNQLGMFLEVKVDDWMVIKSPTADPVATMSFAMMTLLLSFTFGVQKFGVGGYLKNYAAPVSFLLPINIIEEFTNFLTLSLRLYGNIYAGEVLLTLIGDRLATSFGLPTMVLAAPLAMIWQGFSVFIGSIQAYVFVTLSMVYIGKKVTKE, from the coding sequence ATGGAGAAATCATGGGTTGTTCAATTCATGGGGTTGAACTTTGATATGGTAGGTATTATTGGTTCAACACTTATGGCATTGGCTGTTTTGTTCCTCTGTGTTTGGCTTTCCAAGAAAGTTGAAATGAAACCAAATAAACGACAGAATGTGATGGAGTATATGCTCGACTTCACTAATGGTATCGTTAAAGATAATGTGGAAGATGTCGATGCACAAAAACATCTATCGCTTTATGCTTTTGTTTTGTTTCTTTTCATTTGGTTCATGAACCAATTAGGTATGTTCTTGGAAGTTAAAGTCGATGATTGGATGGTTATCAAATCACCAACTGCTGACCCTGTGGCGACAATGTCGTTTGCAATGATGACCTTGCTTCTATCATTCACGTTCGGAGTGCAAAAATTTGGTGTAGGTGGCTATTTAAAGAATTATGCTGCTCCAGTTAGTTTTTTACTACCAATTAATATAATTGAGGAATTTACTAACTTTTTAACACTATCATTGCGTCTGTACGGTAATATTTATGCTGGTGAAGTTTTACTAACATTAATTGGTGATCGCTTGGCTACAAGTTTCGGTCTACCAACTATGGTTTTAGCAGCTCCATTGGCCATGATTTGGCAAGGTTTCTCTGTCTTCATTGGCTCTATCCAGGCATATGTATTTGTAACTCTATCAATGGTTTACATTGGTAAAAAAGTTACCAAAGAATAA
- the upp gene encoding uracil phosphoribosyltransferase, with product MGKFVVLDHPLIQHKLTIIRRKETGSNEFRRIVGEIGGLMTYEITRDLPLEDVEIETPVGKTVQKEIAGKKLTIVPILRAGMGMLNGVLEMVPSAKIAVIGMYRDEKTLKPHEYFFKAPEDIAERECLIVDPMLATGGSANDAIAALKKRGVKDIKLAVLVAAPEGIKAVQEANPDVDIYAAAEDEKLLDNGYIFPGLGDAGDRLFGTK from the coding sequence ATGGGTAAGTTTGTAGTTTTGGATCACCCATTGATTCAACACAAATTGACAATCATTCGTCGTAAAGAAACTGGTTCTAACGAATTTCGTAGAATTGTCGGCGAAATTGGTGGTTTGATGACCTATGAAATCACCAGAGATTTACCACTTGAAGATGTCGAAATTGAGACACCAGTTGGTAAGACAGTTCAAAAGGAAATTGCTGGTAAAAAATTGACCATTGTGCCAATTTTACGTGCAGGTATGGGGATGCTTAATGGTGTTCTTGAAATGGTACCATCAGCAAAGATTGCGGTAATCGGTATGTATCGCGACGAAAAGACTTTGAAGCCACATGAATATTTCTTCAAGGCTCCAGAGGATATTGCAGAACGTGAATGTTTGATCGTTGATCCAATGCTTGCAACTGGTGGTTCAGCTAATGACGCTATTGCTGCATTGAAGAAGCGTGGAGTTAAGGATATTAAGTTAGCCGTTTTAGTAGCAGCTCCAGAAGGTATTAAAGCCGTTCAAGAAGCAAATCCTGATGTTGATATTTATGCAGCAGCAGAAGATGAAAAATTGCTTGATAACGGTTATATTTTTCCTGGTTTAGGGGATGCTGGAGATAGATTATTCGGTACTAAATAA
- a CDS encoding L-threonylcarbamoyladenylate synthase, producing METKIFAKDQIDEAVALLREGELVAFPTETVYGLGAIATKEESVKNVYKAKGRPSDNPLIVTVSDEKMVERYAKSVPDRAKKLIKHFWPGPLTILLFVKEGSLPTAVTGGLKTVAFRCPDDKLTHDLIAKLGYPIVGPSANTSTKPSPTTAQHVYHDLRGKIAGIIDGGETRVGLESTIVDLSVETPIVLRPGEITPEEISEVLGEEVLINTGKVSDKEIPKAPGMKYRHYAPSAPVVVVDDVNDFAKIDFNDHIGVMALEDELDKIDLPKANKFNLGRNLVDADHNLFSGLRYFDDKKDITQIYVQGFNEGQASLAYMNRLNKAAGGHHF from the coding sequence GTGGAAACGAAGATTTTTGCTAAAGATCAAATAGATGAGGCAGTTGCATTGTTAAGAGAAGGCGAATTGGTGGCTTTTCCAACCGAAACTGTTTATGGTTTAGGTGCAATTGCAACTAAAGAGGAATCAGTTAAAAATGTTTATAAGGCCAAAGGGCGTCCAAGTGATAATCCTTTAATTGTAACTGTTTCTGATGAAAAAATGGTTGAAAGATATGCAAAAAGTGTACCTGATCGTGCTAAAAAATTGATCAAACACTTTTGGCCTGGTCCTTTGACTATTTTGCTTTTTGTAAAAGAGGGTTCTTTACCAACCGCTGTGACCGGCGGATTAAAGACAGTTGCTTTTCGTTGTCCTGATGATAAATTAACTCATGATTTAATTGCTAAGCTTGGCTATCCAATTGTTGGGCCGTCGGCTAATACATCAACTAAGCCAAGTCCTACAACTGCTCAGCATGTTTATCATGATTTAAGGGGGAAAATCGCTGGAATTATTGATGGGGGAGAAACCCGTGTGGGCCTTGAGTCAACCATTGTTGATTTATCAGTTGAAACTCCTATTGTTTTGCGTCCTGGTGAAATTACTCCTGAAGAAATTAGCGAAGTTTTAGGTGAGGAAGTTCTTATTAACACTGGGAAAGTTTCTGATAAAGAAATTCCAAAAGCTCCAGGAATGAAATATCGTCATTATGCTCCAAGTGCTCCAGTAGTTGTAGTTGATGATGTAAATGATTTTGCCAAAATTGATTTTAACGATCACATTGGCGTAATGGCTTTAGAAGATGAACTGGACAAAATTGATTTGCCTAAGGCTAATAAATTTAATTTGGGTCGAAATTTAGTTGATGCAGATCATAATTTGTTTAGTGGTTTGCGCTATTTTGATGATAAAAAAGATATTACGCAAATCTACGTTCAAGGCTTCAATGAGGGTCAAGCAAGCTTGGCGTATATGAATAGATTAAATAAAGCTGCCGGTGGGCATCATTTTTAG
- the prmC gene encoding peptide chain release factor N(5)-glutamine methyltransferase yields the protein MPKTLKEVRTKAGEVAANALAEDVDYVLAERLNLTPSEFELKQDMLLTDEQVKQIRKDVKKLAKGISPQYILGYAWFLGYKIMVERGVLIPRFETEELVEWALDSLKDGDTVLDLGTGSGCITVALGKEAEKKGIKDLTLYASDITDKALRMSEENFLNYDLDVTTRKANVLIGLAKFDKIISNPPYIKENEKKDMDQNVLQNEPKEALFGGKNGIEFYEKFAKQVRDHLNSHGEFFLEYGFSEKEQLEDLFAKELPDFDIEFRNDMAQKPRMVHGRWQK from the coding sequence ATGCCTAAAACTTTAAAAGAAGTACGTACAAAAGCAGGCGAAGTGGCAGCAAATGCCCTTGCTGAAGATGTAGATTATGTTTTAGCAGAACGCTTAAATTTAACTCCCAGTGAATTTGAATTAAAACAAGACATGCTTTTAACTGATGAGCAAGTTAAGCAAATTCGAAAAGATGTTAAGAAATTAGCTAAAGGAATTTCTCCTCAGTACATTTTGGGCTATGCTTGGTTTTTAGGCTACAAGATTATGGTGGAGCGGGGAGTTTTAATTCCTCGATTTGAAACTGAAGAACTAGTGGAATGGGCTTTGGACAGTTTAAAAGATGGTGATACTGTACTTGATTTAGGAACTGGATCAGGCTGCATTACTGTGGCTTTAGGTAAAGAAGCTGAAAAGAAGGGGATCAAAGACCTTACTTTGTATGCTTCCGATATTACTGATAAAGCTTTAAGAATGAGCGAAGAAAACTTTTTGAATTATGATTTAGACGTGACTACTCGAAAAGCCAACGTCTTAATTGGTTTGGCAAAATTTGATAAAATTATTTCAAATCCACCTTATATCAAGGAGAATGAAAAGAAGGACATGGATCAAAATGTTCTTCAAAATGAGCCCAAAGAAGCTTTATTTGGTGGCAAAAATGGTATTGAATTTTATGAGAAATTCGCCAAACAAGTTCGTGACCATTTAAATAGTCATGGGGAATTTTTCTTAGAGTATGGCTTTAGTGAAAAAGAACAATTAGAAGATTTGTTTGCTAAAGAGCTTCCTGATTTTGATATTGAATTCAGAAATGATATGGCACAAAAGCCAAGAATGGTACATGGAAGGTGGCAAAAATAG
- the prfA gene encoding peptide chain release factor 1: protein MDKVMAQLEGLVAHYEELQEMMADPEVINDTKRYMEISKEEADLREVVQKYNKYKADKKEIADNKEIISSESDSDLVEMAKEENSDLEKEVDELEDQIKILMLPKDPNDDKDIIMEIRGAAGGDEASLFAGDLLRMYEKYAEKEGWNVSLIDSEPTEVGGYKRVGLMITGDKVYSKLKYENGAHRVQRVPVTESQGRVHTSTATVAVMPEYEQVDIDIDPKDIRVDVYRSSGAGGQHINKTSSAVRMTHLPTGIVVAMQDQRSQQQNREKAMQILKSRVYDYYESQNRDQYDAQRKDAVGTGDRSERIRTYNYPQNRVTDHRIGLTINKLDRVMNGELDQIIDALILYNQTKQLEELADNA from the coding sequence ATGGATAAAGTGATGGCACAACTTGAAGGCTTAGTTGCACACTATGAAGAACTTCAAGAAATGATGGCGGATCCTGAAGTCATCAATGATACAAAACGCTACATGGAAATTTCTAAGGAAGAAGCAGACCTTAGAGAAGTAGTTCAAAAATACAATAAGTATAAAGCTGATAAAAAAGAAATTGCTGACAACAAGGAAATCATTTCTAGTGAATCTGATAGTGATTTAGTAGAAATGGCCAAAGAAGAAAATTCTGATTTGGAAAAAGAAGTTGATGAACTTGAAGACCAAATCAAGATTTTGATGTTGCCAAAGGACCCTAATGACGATAAGGATATCATCATGGAAATTCGTGGAGCTGCTGGTGGTGATGAAGCTTCTTTATTTGCTGGTGATTTACTTAGAATGTATGAAAAATATGCTGAAAAAGAAGGCTGGAATGTTTCATTAATTGACTCAGAACCAACTGAGGTTGGCGGTTATAAACGAGTTGGTTTAATGATTACTGGAGATAAAGTTTATTCAAAACTTAAATACGAAAATGGTGCTCACCGTGTTCAACGTGTTCCAGTAACTGAATCACAGGGTAGAGTTCATACTTCAACGGCTACTGTTGCGGTTATGCCAGAATATGAACAAGTTGATATTGATATTGATCCCAAAGATATTCGTGTTGATGTTTACCGTTCAAGTGGTGCGGGTGGTCAGCACATTAACAAAACTTCTAGTGCGGTGCGTATGACTCACCTTCCAACTGGAATCGTTGTTGCTATGCAGGATCAAAGAAGTCAGCAACAAAACCGTGAAAAAGCTATGCAAATTTTAAAATCACGTGTTTATGATTATTACGAAAGCCAAAACCGTGATCAATATGATGCTCAAAGAAAAGATGCAGTGGGTACTGGGGATCGTTCAGAAAGAATTAGAACTTATAACTATCCTCAAAACCGAGTTACTGATCACCGCATTGGACTCACCATTAATAAATTGGACCGTGTAATGAATGGTGAACTTGATCAAATTATCGATGCACTTATTTTGTATAACCAAACTAAGCAATTAGAGGAGTTGGCTGATAATGCCTAA
- a CDS encoding thymidine kinase, with translation MAQLFFRYGAMSSGKTIEILKVAHNYEAQGRKIALMTSGLDTRDGAGTVASRIGLHRKAIPVDDKMNLFDLVQAKSTKDEEAGDGKIACVLIDEAQFLKKHHVLECARIVDELKIPVMAFGLKNDFQNHLFEGSENLLIYADKIEEMKTICHYCGHKATMNLRINNGKPVYEGEQVQIGGDESYYPVCRFHYFHPDTIR, from the coding sequence ATGGCGCAACTGTTTTTTAGATATGGAGCAATGAGCAGCGGCAAAACGATTGAGATTTTAAAAGTTGCTCATAATTATGAAGCACAGGGTCGCAAGATTGCTTTAATGACCAGTGGTTTAGATACTAGAGATGGTGCAGGAACTGTTGCTTCTAGAATTGGGTTGCATCGAAAAGCAATTCCAGTTGATGATAAGATGAACTTGTTTGACTTAGTGCAAGCCAAAAGTACGAAGGATGAAGAAGCAGGTGATGGAAAAATTGCTTGTGTGTTAATTGATGAAGCTCAATTTTTAAAGAAACATCATGTCCTAGAATGCGCTAGAATTGTTGATGAGCTTAAAATTCCAGTAATGGCATTTGGACTTAAAAATGATTTTCAGAATCATCTTTTTGAAGGTAGCGAGAATTTATTGATCTATGCTGATAAAATAGAAGAGATGAAGACAATTTGTCATTATTGTGGCCATAAAGCTACCATGAATTTAAGAATTAATAATGGCAAGCCTGTGTATGAAGGTGAGCAAGTTCAAATTGGTGGCGATGAAAGTTATTATCCAGTTTGTCGCTTCCATTATTTTCACCCAGATACAATAAGATAA